In Streptomyces sp. NBC_01381, a genomic segment contains:
- a CDS encoding flavoprotein yields the protein MTDPDNAAGNGGLPPFGGRRLLYVVTGALSAAHTPFWVNWLGMSYPELEVRVAVTRSAERFVTRQALAPITPGDVFTDAWPSEASTVAPHVELAEWADTVVVNPATFSFVARLATGLADTPVMLALQCTRAAVAVAPSLPPGGVDSEAFAKHAAALRARRNVVLAPPVMGLSVTTGRNDAALNAPLPDVITALEALRAGTGRAA from the coding sequence AACGCGGCCGGCAACGGCGGACTGCCGCCCTTCGGCGGCCGTCGGCTCCTGTATGTGGTGACGGGCGCCCTCAGCGCCGCGCACACCCCGTTCTGGGTGAACTGGCTGGGCATGAGCTACCCCGAGCTGGAGGTCAGGGTCGCTGTCACGCGCAGCGCCGAACGGTTCGTGACGCGCCAGGCGTTGGCACCCATCACCCCAGGGGACGTGTTCACCGACGCGTGGCCTTCGGAGGCATCCACGGTCGCGCCTCATGTCGAGCTCGCCGAGTGGGCGGACACGGTGGTCGTGAACCCGGCCACCTTCAGCTTCGTCGCACGGTTGGCCACCGGCCTTGCGGACACTCCCGTCATGCTGGCTCTGCAGTGCACGCGCGCGGCAGTGGCGGTGGCACCATCGCTGCCGCCCGGTGGGGTGGACTCCGAAGCATTTGCGAAGCACGCAGCGGCGCTGCGCGCGCGCCGCAATGTGGTGCTCGCCCCTCCCGTCATGGGTCTGAGCGTCACCACCGGCCGGAACGATGCCGCGCTGAACGCCCCGCTGCCCGATGTCATCACAGCGTTGGAGGCGTTGCGGGCCGGCACCGGGAGAGCCGCGTGA